The following proteins are co-located in the Besnoitia besnoiti strain Bb-Ger1 chromosome Unknown contig00007, whole genome shotgun sequence genome:
- a CDS encoding Purine nucleoside phosphorylase (encoded by transcript BESB_071170), protein MEGLEIQPHISLRKGQVEPVCIIVGDPARTEAIANMCEKKQELAFCREYRTFAVEYEGQRLTVISHGIGCPGCSICCEELIHLGAKVLIRAGTCGSLRPDTLKQGDICIPYGAANDAGYVRNILPEGFPCICSQHVFQTLMDTARELNIEAASGIAVTQDQFYQSPVVPSNLEMWAKVCDVVEMEMTSVLAVAHIRGVQAGGILAVDGSPLQWREGDYDPTGERTNKGKKNMIRIVLKAAAKLRREYATSN, encoded by the exons ATGGAGGGACTGGAAATTCAGCCTCACATCAGCCTCCGCAAG gGCCAGGTGGAACCAGTCTGCATCATCGTGGGCGACCCGGCGCGCACCGAGGCCATCGCCAACATgtgcgagaagaagcaggagcTCGCGTTCTGCCGGGAGTACCGCACGTTTGCAGTCGAGTACGAAGGCCAGCGGCTTACAGTCATTTCTCACGGGATCGGCTGCCCAGGCTGCTCCATTTGCTGCGAAGAACTGATTCACCTGGGCGCCAAGGTGCTCATCCGCGCGGGAACGTGCGGAAGCTTGAGGCCCGACACGCTCAAACAGGGCGACATCTGCATTCCGTATGGAGCGGCGAACGACGCGGGCTACGTCAGAAACATTCTGCCCGAAG GTTTCCCGTGCATCTGCAGCCAGCACGTCTTTCAGACGCTGATGGACACCGCGCGGGAGCTGAACATCGAGGCGGCCTCGGGTATCGCCGTCACGCAGGATCAGTTTTACCAAAGCCCCGTGGTCCCGTCGAATCTCGAGATGTGGGCGAAAGTCTGCGACGTCGTCGAGATGGAAATGACCTCCgtcctcgcggtcgcccaCATCCGCGGGGTTCAGGCAGGCGGCATCCTCGCTGTTGACGGGTCGCCGCTCCAGTGGAGGGAG GGCGACTACGATCCAACAGGCGAGAGAACGAACAAAGGCAAGAAAAACATGATCCGAATTGTGTTGAAGGCGGCAGCAaagctccgccgcgagtACGCCACGAGCAACTAA
- a CDS encoding uncharacterized protein (encoded by transcript BESB_071180), translated as MPPKLEKRRAASDTDSDALSDSPAPTVKMENKRRASLLSAAGPAVGLGEAKKRRKSPLGEDAETENHTSSHRAGLSTASVFGHSSSPGGSTRKREAEPAGGDFSALSKAFQDIMHRPLPPASSASSPPAAGHKAVKTEDGRVKSESGVAPILAERPGVFKELEKQREEARVQRRLLAARRHQREASHVKPCAADREYERSLRKIASKGVVRFFNVLMKFRREQAERDGEDLRQKRLRRRERFQRRKGKKADQGDSRKTQNFMKMLNSE; from the exons ATGCCTCCAAAGCTCGAAAAGAGGCGCGCTGCCTCAGACACGGATTCAGATGCGCTTTCTGACAGTCCCGCGCCCACCGTGAAGATGGAGAATAAGCGTAGAGCAAGTCTGCTGTCTGCTGCGGGCCCCGCTGTGGGCCTCGGCGAAGcaaagaaaaggagaaaatCTCCCTtgggcgaagacgcagaaacagaaaaccACACAAGCTCTCACCGAGCCGGGCTCTCGACAGCCTCCGTTTTCGGCCACTCCTCCTCTCCAGGAGGCTCGACGCGAAAAAGAGAGGCTGAacccgctggcggcgactTCAGTGCCCTCTCAAAAG CTTTCCAAGATATTATGCACCGCCCCCTGCCCCCGGCTTCGAGTGCGagttcgccgcctgcggcgggacACAAGGCCGTGAAGACGGAAGACGGGAGAGTGAAGTCCGAGTCCGGCGTGGCGCCGATCCTCGCTGAACGGCCTGGCGTCTTCAAAGAACTggaaaagcagagagaagaagcgcgcgtccagcggcggctgcttgCG gcgcggcggcaccaACGCGAGGCCTCCCACGTGAAGCCTTGCGCAGCGGATCGCGAGTACGAGCGATCTCTGCGCAAGATTGCCAGCAAAGGAG TGGTGCGTTTCTTTAACGTCCTCATGAAGTtccgccgcgagcaggccgagcgcgacggcgaggaccTGCGCCAgaagcgactgcggcgccgcgagcgcttcCAGAGGCGCAAGGGAAAGAAGGCAGACCAAG GTGACTcgcggaaaacgcagaaCTTCATGAAAATGTTGAACTCCGAGTAG